The DNA window GGGAGGATTTTGAGCAGGCAGGAAGAAGGGGAAGGGGATGGGCAAAAAGAAAGGCGGGCCGCCTCGTAGGGGGCCCGCCTCGGAGATCGCGGTGGCGATGGTCGTCGAACGCCGCCGTCAGCGGTGATCCTCGGCCCGCATGCCCACGCGCGGCGCGTCGATCACCACGTCGGTGAAGATGTCGAAGACGAGGGCGAGGATGCCGCCCACGACGAACACCCCTGCGCCGATCCACACCAGCGTCCAGCTGGCGACGGTCAGCCCGAAGCCGGCGACGACGAATCCGGCCAACATGACCGTCACCGCCAGCCACGATGACGCCCGTCCGCCGTGGCTGCCGAGATCCTCCGTTTGCTCCGACTTCTTCCCCTCAACCATGCTTAATCCTTCCTTTGCCGGTTATGCCGCTATACATGCGGGCCGGCGGTCAACCGGCATACCCTCTGCCTTGCCCCCATTCTCCCAGACCAGTCCTGCGCCCTCGTCGGCACGGTGGCTGTGTCTGGTTGCGGAAGCGCCTACGATGGCACTCGGGGAAGTTTGTCTCGGCCTCTCCTCCTGGCGGCGCCGCCGGGGTAGACCTGCGAGGAGCTTTACATAAAGTGGCAGCCATTCTCGACAAGATCCTGCGTGCCGGCGAAGGCAAGACCCTGCGCAAGCTCAAGCGGATCGCAGACCAGGTCAACTCCATCGAGGACGACTTCACGAGCCTGTCCGACGCGGAGTTGCGCGCGCTGACGGACGAATTCAAACAGCGCTACGCGGACGGCGAAACTCTCGACGATCTGCTTCCCGAGGCGTTCGCCACGGTGCGCGAGGCGGCCCGCCGCGTGCTCGGCCAGCGCCCCTACGACGTGCAGATCATGGGTGGAGCCAACCTCCACATGGGCAACATCTCCGAGATGAAGACCGGTGAGGGCAAGACCCTGACCTGTGCCCTGCCCTCCTATCTCAACGCGCTCTCCGGCAAGGGCGTCCACATCGTCACGGTCAATGACTATCTGGCGAGGCGCGACGCCGAGACGATCGGCCGGATCCACCGCTTCCTCGGGATGGAGGTCGGCTGCATCGTCTCCGGGCAGCAGCCCGACGAGCGCCGCAAGCAGTACGAAGCGGACATCACGTACGGCACGAACAACGAGTTCGGCTTCGACTACCTCCGCGACAACATGGCGTGGTCCCTTGAGGAGTGCGCCCAGCGCGGCCACAACTACGCGATCGTGGACGAGGTCGACTCCATCCTCATCGACGAGGCCAGGACCCCGCTCATCATCTCCGGCCCCGGCGAGCAGTCCGGCAAGTGGTACCAGGAGTTCGCCAAGATCGTCCCCCGCCTGCGCAGGGGCGTCGAGGCGAAGAACCCGGGCGAGGAGAGCACCGGCGACTACATCGTCGACGAGAAGAAGCGCACGGTCGGCATCCTGGAGGCCGGCGTCGAGAAGGTCGAGGACTGGCTCGGCATCGACAACCTCTACAAGCCCGAGCACACCCACCTCGTCGGCTTCCTCAACAACGCGCTGAAGGCCAAGGAGCTGTTCAAGCGCGACAAGG is part of the Nonomuraea coxensis DSM 45129 genome and encodes:
- a CDS encoding HGxxPAAW family protein; the encoded protein is MVEGKKSEQTEDLGSHGGRASSWLAVTVMLAGFVVAGFGLTVASWTLVWIGAGVFVVGGILALVFDIFTDVVIDAPRVGMRAEDHR